One region of Mucilaginibacter sp. 14171R-50 genomic DNA includes:
- a CDS encoding DUF4920 domain-containing protein gives MKRLIFVVFVFCGINCFAQKHTPLPHGMVFGNKPNDIAPVPATKIEALMGKKIRQSTAVVGKIITVTKEQGGWFEIDAGNGKMIAAHFKNYNIKLPEAIEGRTVIVEGVAQRILTADDLQHFAGDTVTGTKQHHEKVNPKARLTFEVWGLVVDK, from the coding sequence ATGAAGAGATTGATATTTGTTGTTTTTGTTTTTTGCGGGATAAATTGTTTTGCCCAAAAGCATACGCCACTACCGCACGGAATGGTTTTTGGCAATAAGCCCAACGATATTGCGCCTGTGCCGGCTACAAAAATAGAGGCGTTGATGGGTAAGAAGATACGCCAAAGCACGGCAGTTGTTGGTAAAATTATCACCGTAACAAAAGAACAGGGCGGCTGGTTTGAAATTGACGCAGGTAACGGGAAGATGATAGCGGCACATTTTAAAAACTACAATATAAAACTTCCCGAAGCGATTGAAGGCCGGACCGTAATTGTAGAGGGGGTAGCCCAGCGGATATTAACAGCTGACGATTTGCAGCACTTTGCCGGCGATACGGTTACCGGCACTAAACAACATCATGAAAAGGTAAACCCTAAAGCGCGATTAACGTTTGAAGTATGGGGTTTGGTTGTAGATAAGTAG
- the carB gene encoding carbamoyl-phosphate synthase large subunit produces MPKDTSIKSVLIIGSGPIIIGQACEFDYAGSQAALSLKDEGITVSIINSNPATIMTDKVIGDHVYLLPLTCESIEQILQEQKIDAVLPTMGGQTALNLCIEASERGIWEKYGVKVVGVDVAAIEKTENREAFRQLMVEIGVGVAKSKIANSFLEGKEAAQEIGFPLVIRPSYTLGGKGAGFVHKKEDFDAALSRGLQASPTHEVLVEQAVLGWKEYELELLRDSNDNVIIICSIENFDPMGIHTGDSITVAPAMTLSDRCYQQMRNQAIKMMRAIGNFAGGCNVQFSVNPADEEIIAIEINPRVSRSSALASKATGYPIAKIAAKLAIGYNLDEIENQITKTTSAYFEPTLDYVIVKIPRWNFDKFKGANRELGLQMKSVGEVMGIGRSFIEALQKACQSLEIGRAGLGADGRQSRNLDDIMHSLEHPSWDRLFHIYDAMSLGVPIESIRKVTKIDRWFLNQIQDVVNLETELRRYSLNNIPEDFFFTLKQRGFSDTQIAYVLGNVTEEDVYQRRKALGINRVYKMVDTCAAEFAAKTPYYYSTYEGENESVVSDKKKIIVLGSGPNRIGQGIEFDYSCVHGLLAAKESGFEAIMINCNPETVSTDFNMADKLYFEPVFWEHVREIIDLEKPYGVIVQLGGQTALKMAEKLHEHGIKIIGTSFNDMDIAEDRGRFSDLLKDLGIPYPKYGVAESAEEALEVAHEVGYPVLVRPSYVLGGQGMSIVINDEDLEKAVVNLLKNLPGNRVLIDHFLDRAAEAESDSIHDGEDVHIIGMMEHIEPAGIHSGDSFAVLPPFDLSDNVIHQMEEYTAKIARALNVRGLLNIQFAIKDDKVYVIEANPRASRTVPFIAKAYDVPYINIAAKVMLGVNKLKDFTIERKLKGYAIKEPVFSFDKFPEVNKELGPEMKSTGEAIRFIPDLEDPYFRHLYKEKSMYLSK; encoded by the coding sequence GTGTGAGTTTGATTATGCCGGTTCGCAGGCAGCCCTTTCTTTAAAAGACGAAGGGATCACAGTATCCATCATCAACAGTAACCCCGCCACTATCATGACGGATAAGGTTATTGGCGATCACGTTTACCTGCTACCGCTTACCTGCGAGAGTATTGAACAAATACTTCAGGAACAAAAAATTGATGCCGTATTGCCCACTATGGGCGGCCAAACCGCTCTGAATCTTTGCATCGAGGCATCTGAACGCGGAATTTGGGAAAAATACGGTGTTAAAGTTGTTGGGGTTGATGTTGCCGCCATTGAAAAAACTGAGAATCGCGAAGCCTTCCGCCAGTTGATGGTGGAAATTGGTGTGGGCGTAGCAAAATCAAAAATTGCCAATTCGTTTCTTGAAGGCAAAGAAGCCGCGCAGGAAATTGGCTTCCCGCTGGTGATACGCCCAAGCTACACGCTCGGCGGTAAAGGTGCGGGTTTTGTACATAAAAAAGAAGATTTTGACGCCGCTTTAAGCCGGGGCCTGCAGGCTTCGCCAACCCACGAGGTATTGGTAGAACAGGCAGTTTTAGGCTGGAAGGAATATGAGCTGGAGCTATTGCGCGATAGTAATGATAACGTTATCATTATCTGTTCGATAGAAAACTTTGATCCCATGGGTATCCATACCGGCGACTCGATAACCGTAGCGCCTGCCATGACCCTGAGCGACCGCTGTTACCAGCAAATGCGTAACCAGGCTATCAAAATGATGCGCGCCATTGGTAATTTCGCCGGCGGCTGTAACGTACAGTTCTCGGTAAACCCGGCAGATGAAGAGATCATCGCGATAGAGATCAACCCACGCGTATCGCGCTCATCAGCGTTGGCATCAAAAGCAACCGGTTACCCTATTGCTAAAATTGCTGCAAAGCTTGCTATTGGTTATAACCTCGACGAAATAGAGAACCAGATAACCAAAACAACATCGGCATATTTTGAGCCGACTTTGGATTATGTTATTGTAAAGATACCCCGCTGGAACTTTGATAAATTTAAAGGCGCCAACCGCGAGCTTGGCCTGCAGATGAAATCAGTAGGCGAGGTAATGGGTATTGGCCGCAGCTTTATTGAAGCCTTGCAGAAAGCCTGCCAAAGCCTTGAGATTGGGCGCGCAGGCCTTGGTGCCGATGGCCGCCAAAGCCGCAACCTCGATGATATCATGCACAGCCTTGAACACCCAAGTTGGGACAGGCTATTCCATATTTACGATGCGATGAGCCTGGGCGTCCCTATCGAATCGATACGCAAAGTTACCAAGATAGATCGCTGGTTCCTGAACCAGATACAGGATGTGGTAAATCTGGAAACAGAGTTACGCCGCTACTCCCTTAACAATATCCCTGAAGACTTCTTTTTCACCCTGAAACAACGTGGTTTTTCTGATACCCAGATAGCCTATGTTTTAGGCAACGTAACTGAGGAAGATGTTTACCAGCGCCGTAAAGCCCTTGGCATTAACCGGGTTTATAAAATGGTGGATACCTGCGCGGCAGAATTTGCGGCAAAAACGCCGTACTACTACTCAACTTACGAAGGTGAGAACGAGTCTGTCGTATCAGACAAAAAGAAGATCATTGTATTAGGATCGGGCCCTAACCGTATCGGGCAGGGCATCGAGTTTGATTACAGTTGTGTGCATGGCTTGCTTGCTGCCAAAGAAAGCGGTTTTGAGGCCATTATGATAAATTGTAACCCCGAAACCGTATCTACCGATTTTAACATGGCCGATAAGCTATATTTTGAACCGGTATTTTGGGAACACGTACGTGAAATAATTGACCTTGAAAAACCTTACGGTGTAATTGTGCAGCTGGGCGGCCAAACCGCGCTTAAAATGGCCGAAAAACTGCATGAACATGGCATCAAAATAATCGGCACATCATTTAACGATATGGATATTGCCGAAGACCGCGGCCGTTTCAGCGACCTGCTGAAGGACCTGGGCATCCCTTATCCTAAATACGGGGTTGCCGAAAGTGCCGAAGAAGCCCTTGAAGTTGCGCACGAGGTAGGCTACCCGGTATTGGTACGCCCAAGTTACGTACTTGGCGGCCAGGGTATGAGCATTGTGATAAACGATGAGGATCTGGAGAAGGCTGTGGTAAACCTGTTGAAAAATTTACCCGGTAACCGTGTATTAATTGACCACTTCCTTGACCGCGCTGCCGAGGCAGAATCAGATTCTATCCACGATGGGGAAGATGTTCACATCATTGGTATGATGGAACATATCGAGCCGGCGGGTATCCACTCGGGCGATTCATTTGCAGTATTGCCGCCTTTCGACCTGTCTGACAATGTAATACACCAGATGGAAGAATATACTGCCAAAATAGCACGTGCATTAAACGTAAGGGGTTTGCTTAATATACAGTTTGCCATAAAGGATGACAAAGTTTATGTAATTGAGGCTAACCCGCGTGCATCGCGTACGGTGCCTTTTATAGCCAAAGCTTATGATGTGCCCTACATTAACATAGCAGCCAAGGTTATGCTGGGCGTAAATAAATTAAAAGACTTTACGATAGAGCGCAAGCTTAAAGGATATGCAATAAAAGAGCCTGTTTTCTCGTTCGATAAATTCCCTGAAGTAAACAAGGAGTTAGGCCCCGAAATGAAATCGACAGGTGAAGCGATCAGGTTTATCCCCGATTTGGAAGACCCCTATTTCAGACATTTGTATAAAGAAAAATCAATGTATTTGAGCAAGTAA